A region from the Myxococcus stipitatus genome encodes:
- a CDS encoding 6-phosphofructokinase, translated as MTRTLAVMTSGGDSPGMNTALRALVRVAAVRGVRVLGVEFGYEGLMEGRFRELTRLDGEGGPLVPEPELDASGHLGGTILGSARSQRFLTAEGRAEAARRLDGMAGLVVIGGNGSLTGAHLLARECRTPVVGIPASIDNDIGCSASAIGVDTALNTIVEACDRISDTARAHRRAFVVEVMGRHCGYLAMAAAVSAGADAVLFREQGRGEADILQALESLVRRNLAEGRAKRRVLVLKAEGVELPTALLVSRLQERIKDMKGVEARGMVLGHLVRGGGPTHHDRMIAGRLAFGAVEAALEGTTDVMVGWQSTVPGGQTTPDPYVKRYPLEQVLTETAALLDGSSPVTQRRVKMMESVQGVLAL; from the coding sequence ATGACCAGGACGCTCGCGGTGATGACATCCGGTGGGGATTCACCGGGGATGAACACGGCGCTGCGCGCCCTCGTGCGCGTGGCCGCGGTGCGCGGCGTGCGCGTGCTGGGCGTGGAGTTCGGCTACGAGGGGCTGATGGAGGGGCGCTTCCGGGAGCTCACCCGGCTCGACGGGGAGGGCGGCCCGCTGGTCCCCGAGCCCGAGCTGGACGCGAGCGGCCACCTGGGTGGGACGATTCTTGGCAGTGCCCGCAGCCAGCGCTTCCTCACGGCGGAGGGCCGCGCGGAGGCGGCGCGGCGGCTGGACGGCATGGCGGGGCTCGTCGTCATCGGAGGCAATGGCAGCCTCACCGGCGCGCACCTGCTGGCGCGCGAGTGCCGCACGCCCGTGGTGGGCATCCCCGCCTCCATCGACAATGACATCGGTTGCAGCGCGTCCGCCATCGGCGTGGACACCGCGCTCAACACCATCGTCGAGGCGTGCGACCGCATCTCCGACACGGCGCGCGCGCACCGCCGGGCGTTCGTCGTGGAGGTGATGGGGCGGCACTGCGGCTACCTCGCCATGGCGGCGGCCGTCTCCGCGGGCGCGGACGCGGTGCTCTTCCGCGAGCAGGGACGCGGCGAGGCGGACATCCTCCAGGCGCTGGAGTCGCTGGTGCGGCGCAACCTGGCGGAGGGCCGGGCCAAGCGCCGCGTGCTGGTGCTGAAGGCGGAAGGCGTGGAGCTGCCCACCGCGCTGCTCGTCTCCCGCCTCCAGGAGCGCATCAAGGACATGAAGGGCGTGGAGGCGCGCGGCATGGTGCTCGGGCACCTGGTGCGCGGCGGTGGCCCCACCCACCACGACCGGATGATCGCCGGGCGGCTCGCCTTCGGCGCGGTGGAGGCGGCGCTGGAGGGCACCACCGACGTCATGGTGGGCTGGCAGTCGACGGTGCCCGGCGGCCAGACGACGCCGGACCCGTACGTGAAGCGCTATCCGCTGGAGCAGGTGCTCACGGAGACGGCGGCGTTGCTGGATGGCTCCAGCCCCGTCACCCAGCGGCGCGTGAAGATGATGGAGTCGGTGCAGGGCGTGCTCGCCCTGTGA
- a CDS encoding MBL fold metallo-hydrolase, giving the protein MRIHHLNCTTMCPPGRRLMDGRRGFRGPAALACHCLLVEGASGLILVDTGFGLQDVLYPHARQSPLFLDVLCRPRLSEGSTAIRQVERLGFRAEDVRDIVLTHLDFDHAGGLDDFPHARVHLLADEYQAARVRASPLDRQRYRPAQWVHESHWMTYASGGAGERWFGFESVRDLRGLPPEILLVPLVGHTLGHAGVAVRADTGWLLHAGDAYFFHGELDPDRYRCTPGLRFYQGLMQKDRRQRWRNLRRLRELKRLHGDAVTVFCAHDSLEFEQLEGREKRTDVSAFRDFVRPESLQHA; this is encoded by the coding sequence ATGCGCATCCACCACCTGAACTGCACGACCATGTGCCCGCCGGGGCGCCGCCTCATGGACGGACGCCGGGGCTTTCGCGGTCCCGCCGCGCTGGCGTGTCACTGCCTGCTGGTGGAGGGGGCGAGCGGACTCATCCTGGTGGACACCGGCTTCGGGCTCCAGGACGTGCTGTATCCCCACGCCCGCCAGAGCCCGCTCTTCCTGGACGTGCTGTGCCGGCCCCGGCTGTCCGAGGGCTCCACCGCCATCCGGCAGGTGGAGCGCCTGGGGTTCCGGGCCGAGGACGTGCGCGACATCGTCCTCACCCACCTGGACTTCGACCATGCCGGCGGGCTGGACGACTTCCCGCATGCGCGGGTCCACCTGCTGGCGGACGAGTACCAGGCGGCGCGCGTCCGGGCCTCGCCCCTGGACCGCCAACGCTATCGCCCCGCGCAGTGGGTCCACGAGTCGCATTGGATGACCTATGCCAGTGGGGGGGCGGGCGAGCGCTGGTTCGGCTTCGAGTCCGTCCGGGACCTCCGGGGGCTGCCCCCCGAAATCCTCCTGGTGCCGCTGGTGGGCCACACCCTGGGGCACGCGGGCGTCGCGGTGCGCGCCGACACGGGGTGGCTGCTGCACGCGGGCGACGCCTACTTCTTCCACGGGGAGCTGGACCCAGACCGCTACCGCTGCACCCCGGGCCTGCGCTTCTACCAGGGGTTGATGCAGAAGGACCGCCGCCAGCGGTGGCGCAACCTGCGGCGGCTGCGCGAGCTGAAGCGCCTGCATGGGGACGCGGTGACGGTGTTCTGCGCCCATGACTCCCTCGAGTTCGAGCAGCTGGAGGGCCGCGAGAAGCGGACCGACGTGTCCGCCTTTCGAGACTTCGTGCGTCCCGAGTCCCTCCAACACGCCTGA
- a CDS encoding NAD+ kinase: MYEKIVLVTRPTRMAGLVQRFNTKRQAKFYVEHAGQDFEQFEREDGAYQRSVDTLRGALDVGLPVQQVDRGLVPTFLFTGKEVVVVVGQDGLVANVAKYVGTQPLVGVNPDPERFDGVLLPFQVGGARGAVRKVLEGRARCRHVTLAEAALEDGQRLLAFNDLFIGARTHVSARYQLSHGGRRESQSSSGVLVSTGAGSSGWLSSVFTLARKLTEATGGVPGRGSWGLEWEDPRLAFVVREPFVSLHSSAELVGGFVTREQELVLESGMASGGVIFSDGVEEDFLAFGAGARVHVRPARQRAALVMA; encoded by the coding sequence ATGTACGAGAAGATCGTCCTCGTCACGCGCCCCACGCGGATGGCGGGGCTGGTGCAGCGCTTCAACACGAAGCGGCAGGCGAAGTTCTACGTGGAGCACGCGGGCCAGGACTTCGAGCAGTTCGAGCGCGAGGACGGGGCCTACCAGCGCTCGGTGGACACGCTGCGCGGCGCGCTCGACGTGGGGTTGCCGGTGCAGCAGGTGGACCGGGGGCTGGTGCCCACCTTCCTCTTCACGGGCAAGGAGGTGGTGGTCGTCGTCGGGCAGGACGGGCTGGTGGCGAACGTGGCCAAGTACGTGGGGACGCAGCCCCTGGTGGGCGTGAACCCGGACCCGGAGCGGTTCGACGGCGTGCTCCTGCCCTTCCAGGTGGGGGGCGCGCGGGGCGCGGTGCGCAAGGTGCTGGAGGGGCGCGCGCGCTGTCGCCACGTCACGCTGGCGGAGGCGGCGCTGGAGGACGGGCAGCGGCTGCTCGCGTTCAACGACCTGTTCATCGGCGCCAGGACGCACGTCTCCGCGCGCTACCAGTTGAGCCACGGGGGGCGGCGGGAGTCGCAGTCGTCGAGCGGGGTGCTGGTGTCCACGGGGGCGGGCTCCAGCGGGTGGCTGTCGTCCGTCTTCACGCTGGCCCGGAAGCTGACGGAGGCCACGGGGGGCGTGCCGGGGCGCGGGTCGTGGGGGCTGGAGTGGGAGGATCCGCGGCTGGCGTTCGTGGTGCGAGAGCCCTTCGTCAGCCTGCATTCGAGCGCGGAGCTGGTGGGGGGCTTCGTGACGCGGGAGCAGGAGCTGGTGCTGGAGTCGGGGATGGCGTCGGGGGGCGTCATCTTCAGCGATGGTGTGGAGGAGGACTTCCTCGCGTTCGGCGCGGGAGCGCGGGTCCACGTGCGTCCGGCCCGGCAGCGCGCGGCGCTGGTGATGGCCTGA